CAGCATCCCTCTGGCTGACCTGACCCAGAGCAGCCATAGGTCCTATAGAGTGGTTCCATGTATCACTTTGGACCCCAACAGGTCCCTCCTATGTCCAAAATATGCCCTCCCCCTTTTGTGTCCTCGATGTGACTTCATGTgcccctgccctgggaagtagtgtggccagcaggaccagggcaaTGTTAGTCCTGAGACCACATCTCAAaatctgtgttcagttctgggcccctcactacatGAAGGACACTGAGGGTCTagagtgagttcagagaagggcaacgaAGCTTGTGAAGGGTCtttggagaacaagtcttagGAGgaaactggggttgttcagtctggagaaaaggaggatgaggagagaCCTTAAtcctctctacagctacctgaaaggaggttgtagtgaggtgaaGGTaggcctcttctctcaagtaacaagacaagaagaaacagcttcaggttgtgccaggggaggcaTACATGggatatgaggaaaaatttcttccctggaagggttgtcaggcattggcacaggctgcccagggcagtggtggattcaccatccctagagggatttcaaagctgtggctctgtgtgtagatttcaaagctgtgtagatgtggctCTGAGGGACATGGCGtagtggtgggcttggcagCGTGGCGTTACAGGTTGGGTTTGATGAGCTCAActtttttccaacccaaaccatcccatgattctatgaccgAGGCCAGGTCAGGAGAcggcagtgctgctgcagcaccatggACAGCGGCAGCACTCCGGCCCGGGATTCCGGGGGTTCGGGGTACGGATGCCCCGGGGGGCTGGGGGTTTCCCTGGGGGGCTGGGGATTTCCCCCAGGGGTGGTGGGGATGTCTACGGGGGTGCTGGTCTCTGGGCTGGGGCTGTCtctgaagggctgggggtgTCCCCCAGGGGTTACCTCTGAAACAAGAGGTTCTGTATCCTCTAGTGCTCAAGACCTGGCATCACGGTCCCCATGGCTGCTCATGGTGAAGGTGTCAGTCCCCGTGGGAAGTCCCCATGCCTTGTCATGCATGTGGGTGGCTGCACACATGTGCATGTGTGAGCACGTGTGTTCACATACATATGCTGAAGTGTGACTGTGTGTGAGTGAATGCCACTGAATTTGTATGAGGGTGCACAAGTTGGACTTTATTGTAGGACCTGACCTTAAAGGTGATGTGTTTATGAGTCCTGGTGATACAGCTGACTGCATGTGTCTGTAGTTTCCCATGTACACCcatgtgtgtgcctgtgtctcccagctccagctgggtcACTCCTGCTGTCTGTGGGTACTGGCTAAGCACTGCTTGCATCTCACCTGGTGCAACCTAACAGCCCCATGCTTCTGGCATTGGCAACCTCACAGCCCCTCGCCTGGCACAGGCAGCCTAATGAGGTCCCCATACATGGATGACATGCCACTGGGCAGCTTGTGGAGCCAAGCAGTTCCATGGCCTGGCTGGcacagctgctgttgctgcccAGTCTCATCCAGCCCACACTTAAGGGTTCTGGTGGGTGCAGGGCACTTGTTTGCAATCCAGAACCCCCCAGAATTCAGgcagccctgtgctgcaggcaAAGATTGAGGTGGGCTGTGAAACCTCAGGCAGTACAGCTGCTGACCCATGGGGTCATAGGCAGGGTCCTGCACCCCCAAATTATCCCCAGCATGGTCACTGGGACGTGGTGAGTGGCACCACATCATGCATACCACCTTCAACAGATGGTTGGTTCAACAGTTTATTTCTTCTAATAGATACACAGAGTTGCTTGGCTGCGGTGGGATTGCCCGGTGGCACCGAGCCCCAGCCCCCCGCGCTGAGGTAGAGGTGAGCATTTCTCCAGGCTCACCTGCTTTGGCACCCAGGGGTGCAAGCGGGTGGAGGAGACGCCCGCCCAGCCCCAACGAGGTAGTTCAAGAGTGCCCTCCATCTCCCTGCCCCCTGGGGTGGGGATCCCCATGTCTGGGTGGTCTTTTGTGGTGGGGGGCCACTCCGGGGCCTCCAGGCCCTGCTGCCCACCAACAAGCAAAAGTCCAAGCCCAATATCAAGCCCCACCCTCACCAATCCCACCGTTTTCCCCATTATCTGCCTCCCAGGGTGACCACCCTGAATTGAGGACCTGGGGGTCAGAGATGACACCACCCTGAGGCGGCCAGGGGACACCTAGGACCCCAGAGGTGTCTCAGGGTGGTGGCACCAAGCCCCAGTAGTGCTGGAGGGCTGCATAGGTGGGGGGGTCTGCAGGGGGTAGGTGTGCAGCGTGTAGGGGCTGCGGTCTATAGGGGCAGCGTTGTATAAGGGGCTGCGGTGTTTGCACCGAGATGTGCACAGGTGAGGATGCAATGAGGGTACCAAGGGGTGTGcacaggggaaggggggaggtaCAGTGTGTGCAcggagggtgtgtgtgtgtgtgtaaggaaCTCGCTGTGCATAGAGAcatgggggggtggggaggaggacaGCACGTTGAGAGCTGCAGCATCTGCAGTGAGGttggtgaggaggaggaggaggatgcagtGTATGGCGTCGAGGGGTGCGTGGGGGCTGCAGCTCGTGCACTGGAGgtgggcagaggggctgcagtgTGGAGGGGACGACACGGCATGCAGGGCCTAGGGGGTGCctcaggcagcagggcaggcaggagctgtaatggggatgggggggggtgggggatgtCACTGGGGGGCAGCACCTGGGAGGGAAGGTGCGTGTGTATGAAAGGGCACACTGAGGGAAGGGGTCCCACAGGCCAGCATAAAGGACAAAGGGGGCCACGTGGATGCTCACAGCCTTGCGTGGACACAGCTCAGTATTGCAGCAAGAGACATCTTTGGGTCTCCCATCCCAACTTGGTGGCCTGGTTGGGTCCCACAGCTCAGACGCCCCCCCCCCAGGCCCTGGGGATCCCCAGCTGCCTTCAGGGTAGCGGGGGGACGCATCTTCCCCTACAGTGAGGTGCTGGTGGGAGTGTGGCTGTGTGAGGGGGTTGGGAGAAGTGGATTTGGGACAAGCACAGTGCTCGGctggctctgggtgctgcctcCACTGGGTGCCGGGGGCCGGCGGGCGAACAGGATGCCTGGGGAGCAAAAGAAAGGAGTTTAGGGCaagcccagagctggggagacTCTGTTCACCTGGGCCCCAGCACTCAGGCTGGGGAAGGTGGGACAAGCACCCCTGGGGACTTCAGCCTTCCCCATCACATTTGGTGTCCTCCTCCCTAGCCCAGTTGCCCTCACCTGTGTGGGGCAGCCTGTGGGGTGGCCTGGGACAGTTTGGCTGGCAGCACTGTGTGCTTATTAGCCCTGACCTTTCCAGCTCATTAAATATTAAAGTCCCAAAGGAAaagccatttattttaattgggTTTGTCTCAgcggggcaggcagggagctggagagcatGGGATGAACTGCTTAGCCATGTAGGTGCATATTGGCACCACAAAGAAGCCTCTGCTCCATCAAATCACCCCAAGGTCTTCCTGGCACCAAATATGATGCTCTGCAAACAGCCAAAGACACTCTGGGAACATCAGAACTGGGGTGACCACAAATCCAAGCCCTGCCCTGCAGGACACTATGGTGGAGGATGACCTCAggtgttgtttattttttccactcaCAGCACCATCCAattgtctgtctgtccatccacccatccatccatccatccatccatccatccatcccccacTTTCTTCCTTCACTGCTAGCATCTGCTGGGGGCCGATTTCCATCCTTGCTGACCCCCTCTTTCCCCTGCCCCCTCTCCCCAGGCCCTGCCACTTCATTACAATGGATTTTATAGTAAAGACATCAGATTGAAGGAAGGACTTGCTGGCCAGGCAGTGGCTATAAGTTATTGGATTTCCCGGCCGCAATTACACGGGCCAAGCGGCCCTTCTATTTACCTGTGTAGACAACTCCATTTATTTCTATTGACATGTTGATACTGCTAATGCCGTTGGTGGACAGGTTCAATGCAGTCTCCTGTCTGTCATCTGGGGAAAGGAAATACCAATATGAGCAttaagagaaacagaaacaagaacCTGTCCAAGAGAGAGAAGTGGGGCTCCAGCCTCTCTGGGCATTCACACTCCTCTCCAGccacctctgctctctcctgatGTGCCAGAGGATGGGGTGACCCAAGCTGAGGTGTAACACCCCTCTACCTCGGCTGGAGATCTTGATGTTCATGGGGAACTGGGAGGCCACAGCCAAGAGGTTGTGCTGCAGTGCGTGTTGCACCAGCCGCTGCTGTTCCTCCACTGTCAGAGCCACCTTCTTCTCTGGGGGCTCTCCTGTCTCCAGCTTCTCCCgaaactgctccagcaccactgcctgtgaggctgctgctgcttgggctgCTGTCAGGTGGTGTCCAGTCAATCCCACTGGGATAGTGATGcgccctggcactgctgctgccagcacactgTCCTCTGAAATGACCAAGAGACCCCTGTGTGTCCCCTGCACATTGCCACCCCATCTCACCATCCCAAGACACTGCCACCTCCATCCCACTAGCATAGGGCAGGGCAGGCCATCACCCCCAGCATCTGGGGCTTGGTCTTCTTCTTCAAAGCCAGGGGAAACAAATCTTTCCTTAGGAAGGgactaaaagaagaaaattgttcctgctgggcaaaaccagacaaagaacacctctcctgctgcagcagtgcctATGCTTGGGAAGTAATGCCCACCATGGGGCAGATGTGGCCCTCACCCACCTTTCTTAACAGCATGGACTTggctgagctggctgcaggTGTGTGTGGAGATACTAAGAGCTGGCAGAGGCATCTTGTGGGAGCCCAGCAAGGCCGGGGTGCTGGCAGGTGAGTAGTTGAAGAGTGCTGTCCCAAAAGACTGCCTCCGTCCCTCCCGACGGTTGCTGTCGATggcagcctggagctccccaggagAGCTGAGCGCCTGCTTCTCACATTCGTAGGGATACAGGTACTTCATGTATCTGCAAAGGGAAAGAGGCAGGATGAGACCCAACATCATGTACCTCCCAaccatccctccctctgctgAGTAGGGATCGTGGTGGGGACAGTATCTAGGAAAGGGCAGAGCCCTCCATCTTGCTTTGGGGCACCCCATGCTGTACCCCACTGGGGGTTCTGGGACACCCAAACCCCCAGTGGGTGCCCCAGGATGGGTGCCCCCTGCGTGCAGGTGCTCACTGTGTGCGGAGGGTGAAGGCAGCACTGGTGATGGAGGTAGGTAGGTTGAGGCCCTTGGTGATCTCTCGCCAGATCTTCTTGTTGATGACTTCGACCAGGCCACCCTTGTCTGTCACCAGTCGGTACAGTGTGTACAGGTCCAGCACCTGCTTGGCCATGATGGGGATGCGGTTCACCGGTGTCCCTTCCAGCCACAcatgggggaaagaaaaagggtgCAGGGTAAGCCCTCAGTGACCCTAACTCGCTGGGGATGGGACCCCCACTTTGTCCCCACTGCCACTGCAggtccctgctgtccctggaGGGGAGATGAATCTTCTCCATGC
The DNA window shown above is from Calypte anna isolate BGI_N300 chromosome Z, bCalAnn1_v1.p, whole genome shotgun sequence and carries:
- the ARID3C gene encoding AT-rich interactive domain-containing protein 3C → MESLQRQQAARLARGPDGSPRRPPAEPGPGPVPGPPPASPRCRLAPGPRPLPAAAGEEEEVEREEEEVEEEEGEPHDPPPPPHHEWTYEEQFKQLYELDEDPKRKEFLDDLFSFMQKRGTPVNRIPIMAKQVLDLYTLYRLVTDKGGLVEVINKKIWREITKGLNLPTSITSAAFTLRTQYMKYLYPYECEKQALSSPGELQAAIDSNRREGRRQSFGTALFNYSPASTPALLGSHKMPLPALSISTHTCSQLSQVHAVKKEDSVLAAAVPGRITIPVGLTGHHLTAAQAAAASQAVVLEQFREKLETGEPPEKKVALTVEEQQRLVQHALQHNLLAVASQFPMNIKISSRDDRQETALNLSTNGISSINMSIEINGVVYTGILFARRPPAPSGGSTQSQPSTVLVPNPLLPTPSHSHTPTSTSL